The following coding sequences are from one Anguilla anguilla isolate fAngAng1 chromosome 12, fAngAng1.pri, whole genome shotgun sequence window:
- the dhx40 gene encoding probable ATP-dependent RNA helicase DHX40 isoform X1 produces the protein MDKRNKSLHTMDSCDSENLPISQHKEKLVQAVQVNSFLVVTGETGSGKTTQLPQYLYRAGFGKNGKIGVTQPRRVAAITVAQRVSQEVGCSLGREVGYQVRFDDCSTQDTVVKYMTDGCLLREILADPSLTQYSVVILDEAHERSLNTSVFWSMCRRGRCVSQDILLGLLKRKVLQARGGSSSGRSAPLKVVVMSATLETDKLSAFLGDCPVFAIPGRTFPVAERFCGLIGPKDTDSTVYVQEVVKVALDLHTSERAGDILVFLTGQSEIEKACDMLYEKAEAIDYRYDVQDRSVEGLLILPLYGSMPTDQQRQIFQPPPKGVRKCVVATNIAATSLTINGIKYIVDSGFVKQLNHNSRVGLDILEVVPISKSEAQQRAGRAGRTSAGKCFRIYSKEFWEKCMPEYTVPEIQRTSLTAVILTLKCLGVHDVIRFPYLDRPEERFILEALKQLYQCDAIDRRGHVTRLGRLMVEFPLPPGLTRALLKAASLGCEDLLLPVAAMLSVENIFIRPGQQEKQQDAEREHVKLIAESGSCNDFTVLLSVFEKCRASDSPSAWCRDHWIHWRALKSAFSIETQLRDILLRLKQQRDFPVEKFDGSRSEIFRRCLCTGYFANVARRAVGRTFCTMDGHGSVVHIHPASALFEQEAQLDWIIFHDVLVTSRVYVRTVCPVRYEWVKDLLPKLHEVDAYELSSVAREEVTDEEVAKWEAKEAAKRQSEESAEDALKKLERRNDEASVSEARARYLQRKRERGHPKAP, from the exons ATGGATAAACGGAATAAGTCATTGCATACTATGGATTCCTGTGATTCGGAAAACCTGCCGATTTCCCAGCACAAGGAAAAACTTGTTCAAGCAGTCCAAGTCAACTCGTTCTTGGTTGTTACGGGCGAGACTGGCAGTGGGAAAACCACTCAGCTTCCGCAATACTTGTACCGAGCAG GTTTTGGGAAGAATGGTAAGATTGGTGTGACCCAGCCACGCAGAGTGGCAGCTATTACCGTTGCTCAGAGAGTCTCCCAGGAGGTGGGCTGTTCTCTCGGGAGAGAAGTGGGGTACCAGGTGCGCTTTGATGACTGCTCCACTCAG GACACAGTCGTGAAGTACATGACAGATGGCTGCCTGCTGAGGGAGATTCTGGCCGACCCCAGTCTTACGCAGTACAGCGTGGTGATCCTGGATGAGGCTCACGAAAGAAGCTTAAACACA TCGGTTTTCTGGTCGATGTGTCGACGTGGTCGGTGTGTGTCGCAGGACATCCTGCTGGGCCTCCTGAAGAGGAAGGTGCTGCAGGCCCGGGGGGGGTCTTCCTCCGGCCGCTCCGCCCCGCTGAAGGTGGTGGTGATGTCGGCCACGCTCGAGACGGACAAGCTGTCCGCCTTCCTCGGGGACTGCCCCGTCTTCGCCATCCCCGGACGGACGTTCCCCGTGGCCGAGCGATTCTGCGGCTTGATCGGCCCCAAAGACACCGACAGCACGGTCTACGTGCAGGAG GTTGTAAAGGTGGCTCTGGATCTGCACACAAGTGAGCGGGCCGGGGACATACTGGTGTTTCTTACAG GACAGTCCGAGATCGAGAAGGCCTGTGACATGCTGTATGAGAAGGCCGAGGCCATCGACTACCGCTACGACGTTCAGGACCGCTCTGTTGAAGGCCTGCTGATCCTGCCCCTTTATGGCTCCATGCCAACAG ACCAGCAAAGGCAGATCTTTCAGCCGCCTCCGAAGGGCGTGAGGAAGTGCGTCGTCGCCACCAACATCGCCGCGACGTCCCTGACGATTAACGGCATCAA GTATATTGTGGACAGCGGGTTTGTGAAGCAGCTGAATCATAATTCCAGGGTCGGCCTGGACATTCTAGAAGTTGTGCCCATTTCAAA GAGCGAGGCACAGCAGAGGGCGGGCAGAGCCGGAAGGACCTCGGCCGGGAAGTGCTTCCGGATCTACAGCAAGGAATTCTGGGAGAAGTGCATGCCGGAGTACACGGTCCCCGAGATCCAGAGGACCAGTCTCACCGCTGTCATCCTCACGCTGAAGTGCCTGGGAGTTCATGATGTCATCAG GTTCCCTTATCTTGACCGGCCTGAAGAGAGGTTCATCCTGGAGGCCTTGAAGCAGCTGTACCAGTGTGATGCCATAGACAG gcgaggtcatgtgaccaggctGGGCCGGCTGATGGTGGAGTTCCCCCTGCCGCCCGGGCTGACTCGAGCCCTGCTGAAGGCTGCCTCTCTGGGCTGCGAAGACCTGCTCCTCCCTGTGGCGGCCATGCTGTCCGTGGAGAACATCTTCATCCGACCAG GCCAGCAGGAGAAGCAGCAGGACGCCGAGAGGGAGCACGTGAAGCTGATCGCAGAGTCGGGCAGCTGCAATGACTTCACCGTGCTGCTGAGCGTGTTCGAGAAGTGCAGAGCCAG tgACTCACCGTCTGCATGGTGCAGGGATCACTGGATCCACTGGAGGGCGCTGAAGTCAGCCTTCAGCATAGAGACACAGCTGCGAGATATTCTTCTCAGGCTGAAacag CAGAGAGACTTTCCTGTGGAGAAATTCGATGGTAGCCGGAGTGAGATCTTCAGGAGGTGCCTTTGCACGGGATACTTCGCTAATGTGGCCAGAAG ggcAGTGGGAAGAACATTTTGTACAATGGATGGGCATGGATCTGTGGTTCACATTCACCCAGCATCAGCA CTGTTTGAACAGGAGGCCCAGCTTGACTGGATCATCTTCCACGACGTGCTGGTGACCTCACGGGTGTACGTGAGGACGGTGTGCCCCGTCCGGTACGAGTGGGTGAAGGACCTGCTGCCCAAACTGCACGAGGTGGACGCGTACGAGCTGAGCAGTGTTGCCAGGGAGGAGGTGACCGATGAGGAAGTGGCCAAGTGGGAGGCTAAGGAAGCTGCCAAAAGACAATCAG AGGAGTCTGCGGAGGACGCGCTGAAGAAACTGGAGAGGAGGAACGACGAGGCGTCGGTGTCAGAGGCCCGAGCGCGGTACCTGCAGAGGAAGCGGGAGAGGGGGCACCCGAAAGCGCCCTGA
- the dhx40 gene encoding probable ATP-dependent RNA helicase DHX40 isoform X2 has product MDKRNKSLHTMDSCDSENLPISQHKEKLVQAVQVNSFLVVTGETGSGKTTQLPQYLYRAGFGKNGKIGVTQPRRVAAITVAQRVSQEVGCSLGREVGYQVRFDDCSTQDTVVKYMTDGCLLREILADPSLTQYSVVILDEAHERSLNTDILLGLLKRKVLQARGGSSSGRSAPLKVVVMSATLETDKLSAFLGDCPVFAIPGRTFPVAERFCGLIGPKDTDSTVYVQEVVKVALDLHTSERAGDILVFLTGQSEIEKACDMLYEKAEAIDYRYDVQDRSVEGLLILPLYGSMPTDQQRQIFQPPPKGVRKCVVATNIAATSLTINGIKYIVDSGFVKQLNHNSRVGLDILEVVPISKSEAQQRAGRAGRTSAGKCFRIYSKEFWEKCMPEYTVPEIQRTSLTAVILTLKCLGVHDVIRFPYLDRPEERFILEALKQLYQCDAIDRRGHVTRLGRLMVEFPLPPGLTRALLKAASLGCEDLLLPVAAMLSVENIFIRPGQQEKQQDAEREHVKLIAESGSCNDFTVLLSVFEKCRASDSPSAWCRDHWIHWRALKSAFSIETQLRDILLRLKQQRDFPVEKFDGSRSEIFRRCLCTGYFANVARRAVGRTFCTMDGHGSVVHIHPASALFEQEAQLDWIIFHDVLVTSRVYVRTVCPVRYEWVKDLLPKLHEVDAYELSSVAREEVTDEEVAKWEAKEAAKRQSEESAEDALKKLERRNDEASVSEARARYLQRKRERGHPKAP; this is encoded by the exons ATGGATAAACGGAATAAGTCATTGCATACTATGGATTCCTGTGATTCGGAAAACCTGCCGATTTCCCAGCACAAGGAAAAACTTGTTCAAGCAGTCCAAGTCAACTCGTTCTTGGTTGTTACGGGCGAGACTGGCAGTGGGAAAACCACTCAGCTTCCGCAATACTTGTACCGAGCAG GTTTTGGGAAGAATGGTAAGATTGGTGTGACCCAGCCACGCAGAGTGGCAGCTATTACCGTTGCTCAGAGAGTCTCCCAGGAGGTGGGCTGTTCTCTCGGGAGAGAAGTGGGGTACCAGGTGCGCTTTGATGACTGCTCCACTCAG GACACAGTCGTGAAGTACATGACAGATGGCTGCCTGCTGAGGGAGATTCTGGCCGACCCCAGTCTTACGCAGTACAGCGTGGTGATCCTGGATGAGGCTCACGAAAGAAGCTTAAACACA GACATCCTGCTGGGCCTCCTGAAGAGGAAGGTGCTGCAGGCCCGGGGGGGGTCTTCCTCCGGCCGCTCCGCCCCGCTGAAGGTGGTGGTGATGTCGGCCACGCTCGAGACGGACAAGCTGTCCGCCTTCCTCGGGGACTGCCCCGTCTTCGCCATCCCCGGACGGACGTTCCCCGTGGCCGAGCGATTCTGCGGCTTGATCGGCCCCAAAGACACCGACAGCACGGTCTACGTGCAGGAG GTTGTAAAGGTGGCTCTGGATCTGCACACAAGTGAGCGGGCCGGGGACATACTGGTGTTTCTTACAG GACAGTCCGAGATCGAGAAGGCCTGTGACATGCTGTATGAGAAGGCCGAGGCCATCGACTACCGCTACGACGTTCAGGACCGCTCTGTTGAAGGCCTGCTGATCCTGCCCCTTTATGGCTCCATGCCAACAG ACCAGCAAAGGCAGATCTTTCAGCCGCCTCCGAAGGGCGTGAGGAAGTGCGTCGTCGCCACCAACATCGCCGCGACGTCCCTGACGATTAACGGCATCAA GTATATTGTGGACAGCGGGTTTGTGAAGCAGCTGAATCATAATTCCAGGGTCGGCCTGGACATTCTAGAAGTTGTGCCCATTTCAAA GAGCGAGGCACAGCAGAGGGCGGGCAGAGCCGGAAGGACCTCGGCCGGGAAGTGCTTCCGGATCTACAGCAAGGAATTCTGGGAGAAGTGCATGCCGGAGTACACGGTCCCCGAGATCCAGAGGACCAGTCTCACCGCTGTCATCCTCACGCTGAAGTGCCTGGGAGTTCATGATGTCATCAG GTTCCCTTATCTTGACCGGCCTGAAGAGAGGTTCATCCTGGAGGCCTTGAAGCAGCTGTACCAGTGTGATGCCATAGACAG gcgaggtcatgtgaccaggctGGGCCGGCTGATGGTGGAGTTCCCCCTGCCGCCCGGGCTGACTCGAGCCCTGCTGAAGGCTGCCTCTCTGGGCTGCGAAGACCTGCTCCTCCCTGTGGCGGCCATGCTGTCCGTGGAGAACATCTTCATCCGACCAG GCCAGCAGGAGAAGCAGCAGGACGCCGAGAGGGAGCACGTGAAGCTGATCGCAGAGTCGGGCAGCTGCAATGACTTCACCGTGCTGCTGAGCGTGTTCGAGAAGTGCAGAGCCAG tgACTCACCGTCTGCATGGTGCAGGGATCACTGGATCCACTGGAGGGCGCTGAAGTCAGCCTTCAGCATAGAGACACAGCTGCGAGATATTCTTCTCAGGCTGAAacag CAGAGAGACTTTCCTGTGGAGAAATTCGATGGTAGCCGGAGTGAGATCTTCAGGAGGTGCCTTTGCACGGGATACTTCGCTAATGTGGCCAGAAG ggcAGTGGGAAGAACATTTTGTACAATGGATGGGCATGGATCTGTGGTTCACATTCACCCAGCATCAGCA CTGTTTGAACAGGAGGCCCAGCTTGACTGGATCATCTTCCACGACGTGCTGGTGACCTCACGGGTGTACGTGAGGACGGTGTGCCCCGTCCGGTACGAGTGGGTGAAGGACCTGCTGCCCAAACTGCACGAGGTGGACGCGTACGAGCTGAGCAGTGTTGCCAGGGAGGAGGTGACCGATGAGGAAGTGGCCAAGTGGGAGGCTAAGGAAGCTGCCAAAAGACAATCAG AGGAGTCTGCGGAGGACGCGCTGAAGAAACTGGAGAGGAGGAACGACGAGGCGTCGGTGTCAGAGGCCCGAGCGCGGTACCTGCAGAGGAAGCGGGAGAGGGGGCACCCGAAAGCGCCCTGA
- the dhx40 gene encoding probable ATP-dependent RNA helicase DHX40 isoform X3, with product MDKRNKSLHTMDSCDSENLPISQHKEKLVQAVQVNSFLVVTGETGSGKTTQLPQYLYRAGFGKNGKIGVTQPRRVAAITVAQRVSQEVGCSLGREVGYQVRFDDCSTQDTVVKYMTDGCLLREILADPSLTQYSVVILDEAHERSLNTSVFWSMCRRGRCVSQDILLGLLKRKVLQARGGSSSGRSAPLKVVVMSATLETDKLSAFLGDCPVFAIPGRTFPVAERFCGLIGPKDTDSTVYVQEVVKVALDLHTSERAGDILVFLTGQSEIEKACDMLYEKAEAIDYRYDVQDRSVEGLLILPLYGSMPTDQQRQIFQPPPKGVRKCVVATNIAATSLTINGIKYIVDSGFVKQLNHNSRVGLDILEVVPISKSEAQQRAGRAGRTSAGKCFRIYSKEFWEKCMPEYTVPEIQRTSLTAVILTLKCLGVHDVIRFPYLDRPEERFILEALKQLYQCDAIDRRGHVTRLGRLMVEFPLPPGLTRALLKAASLGCEDLLLPVAAMLSVENIFIRPGQQEKQQDAEREHVKLIAESGSCNDFTVLLSVFEKCRASDSPSAWCRDHWIHWRALKSAFSIETQLRDILLRLKQQRDFPVEKFDGSRSEIFRRCLCTGYFANVARRAVGRTFCTMDGHGSVVHIHPASALFEQEAQLDWIIFHDVLVTSRVYVRTVCPVRYEWVKDLLPKLHEVDAYELSSVAREEVTDEEVAKWEAKEAAKRQSGERSTAGERSVAGER from the exons ATGGATAAACGGAATAAGTCATTGCATACTATGGATTCCTGTGATTCGGAAAACCTGCCGATTTCCCAGCACAAGGAAAAACTTGTTCAAGCAGTCCAAGTCAACTCGTTCTTGGTTGTTACGGGCGAGACTGGCAGTGGGAAAACCACTCAGCTTCCGCAATACTTGTACCGAGCAG GTTTTGGGAAGAATGGTAAGATTGGTGTGACCCAGCCACGCAGAGTGGCAGCTATTACCGTTGCTCAGAGAGTCTCCCAGGAGGTGGGCTGTTCTCTCGGGAGAGAAGTGGGGTACCAGGTGCGCTTTGATGACTGCTCCACTCAG GACACAGTCGTGAAGTACATGACAGATGGCTGCCTGCTGAGGGAGATTCTGGCCGACCCCAGTCTTACGCAGTACAGCGTGGTGATCCTGGATGAGGCTCACGAAAGAAGCTTAAACACA TCGGTTTTCTGGTCGATGTGTCGACGTGGTCGGTGTGTGTCGCAGGACATCCTGCTGGGCCTCCTGAAGAGGAAGGTGCTGCAGGCCCGGGGGGGGTCTTCCTCCGGCCGCTCCGCCCCGCTGAAGGTGGTGGTGATGTCGGCCACGCTCGAGACGGACAAGCTGTCCGCCTTCCTCGGGGACTGCCCCGTCTTCGCCATCCCCGGACGGACGTTCCCCGTGGCCGAGCGATTCTGCGGCTTGATCGGCCCCAAAGACACCGACAGCACGGTCTACGTGCAGGAG GTTGTAAAGGTGGCTCTGGATCTGCACACAAGTGAGCGGGCCGGGGACATACTGGTGTTTCTTACAG GACAGTCCGAGATCGAGAAGGCCTGTGACATGCTGTATGAGAAGGCCGAGGCCATCGACTACCGCTACGACGTTCAGGACCGCTCTGTTGAAGGCCTGCTGATCCTGCCCCTTTATGGCTCCATGCCAACAG ACCAGCAAAGGCAGATCTTTCAGCCGCCTCCGAAGGGCGTGAGGAAGTGCGTCGTCGCCACCAACATCGCCGCGACGTCCCTGACGATTAACGGCATCAA GTATATTGTGGACAGCGGGTTTGTGAAGCAGCTGAATCATAATTCCAGGGTCGGCCTGGACATTCTAGAAGTTGTGCCCATTTCAAA GAGCGAGGCACAGCAGAGGGCGGGCAGAGCCGGAAGGACCTCGGCCGGGAAGTGCTTCCGGATCTACAGCAAGGAATTCTGGGAGAAGTGCATGCCGGAGTACACGGTCCCCGAGATCCAGAGGACCAGTCTCACCGCTGTCATCCTCACGCTGAAGTGCCTGGGAGTTCATGATGTCATCAG GTTCCCTTATCTTGACCGGCCTGAAGAGAGGTTCATCCTGGAGGCCTTGAAGCAGCTGTACCAGTGTGATGCCATAGACAG gcgaggtcatgtgaccaggctGGGCCGGCTGATGGTGGAGTTCCCCCTGCCGCCCGGGCTGACTCGAGCCCTGCTGAAGGCTGCCTCTCTGGGCTGCGAAGACCTGCTCCTCCCTGTGGCGGCCATGCTGTCCGTGGAGAACATCTTCATCCGACCAG GCCAGCAGGAGAAGCAGCAGGACGCCGAGAGGGAGCACGTGAAGCTGATCGCAGAGTCGGGCAGCTGCAATGACTTCACCGTGCTGCTGAGCGTGTTCGAGAAGTGCAGAGCCAG tgACTCACCGTCTGCATGGTGCAGGGATCACTGGATCCACTGGAGGGCGCTGAAGTCAGCCTTCAGCATAGAGACACAGCTGCGAGATATTCTTCTCAGGCTGAAacag CAGAGAGACTTTCCTGTGGAGAAATTCGATGGTAGCCGGAGTGAGATCTTCAGGAGGTGCCTTTGCACGGGATACTTCGCTAATGTGGCCAGAAG ggcAGTGGGAAGAACATTTTGTACAATGGATGGGCATGGATCTGTGGTTCACATTCACCCAGCATCAGCA CTGTTTGAACAGGAGGCCCAGCTTGACTGGATCATCTTCCACGACGTGCTGGTGACCTCACGGGTGTACGTGAGGACGGTGTGCCCCGTCCGGTACGAGTGGGTGAAGGACCTGCTGCCCAAACTGCACGAGGTGGACGCGTACGAGCTGAGCAGTGTTGCCAGGGAGGAGGTGACCGATGAGGAAGTGGCCAAGTGGGAGGCTAAGGAAGCTGCCAAAAGACAATCAGGTGAGAGGTCAACAGCAGGTGAGAGGTCAGTGGCAGGTGAGAG GTGA